CGTCCGATCTCCTTGAGCGTGTGCTCGTCGTCGCCGCCGAGACCGAATCGCTTGCGCAAGATGTCAGCCTCGATCGGCCGCAGCTCGGCGAGGCATCGGTTCATCTCCGCCGTCATCGCGCGAGCCGCGATCGCGTCGACCGGCGACGCGTCCACAGTCTCCGGATCCGGCAGGACTTCCGCGAGCGTGCGTCCGTCCTCGTCGTTGACCGGCCGATCGAGCGACGTCGACTGGTCGACGAGGTAGGTGCGCATTTTCTCGATCTTGGGCGCCGCGATGTTTGCCGCGTCGGCGAGTTCGTGTGACGTCGGCTGCCGCCCGAGCTTGGCGGTAAGTTCGCGGTGCGCTTTGTTCACCCGGTGATACGCGTCCAACATGTGTACCGGCAACCGCACTTCCCGCCCTTTATCGGCCAGCGCGCGGCTGATCGCGTGCCGGATCCACCAGCTCGCGTAGGTCGAAAATCGAAATCCACGCCGGTAGTCGTACCGTTCTACCGCCTTCATCAGGCCGATGTTGCCCTCCTGGATCAGGTCGGCGAGCGACATGCGCCCATAGTTGAAGCGGCGCGCGATGCTCACGACCAGGCGAAGGTTGGCGCGGACGAAGTCGTTTCGCGCTCGGGCCGCACCGCGGTGCGCGTCCCGCACGCGGGCGACGTAGCCGCGGAACGCCGCGCTGTCGCGCCGGATGCGGACGCGGCGACTCGAGCCGCGCGGCGCTTCGCCGGCAGCAATGCGCTCGATCTCCGCCAGCGCCGCCTCGGAGTGCCGATGATCGACGTCGAGGGGGCGCAGCGCCGCTGCCGCCTTCAGCGCCGCCCGCCGGAGGCGGGTCCGGTTTGCTTTCGCGTGCGACCGTCGCGCATCGGCGGCTGCTCGGCGCACCGCGCGCAGCTCCTCGACCGGATGCCCAAGGCTCGCTTCGATGGCGTCCGCCACGACGTCCGCGAGCGGCGGATAGGTCAACATCCGCTCCCACGCGAGCAGTTCGAGCGTCTCGATGTCCTTGGCCGCAACAAATTCCTGCTCCGGCGGCATGACCTCGAGGTCCGCCATCTCGCGGAAGTACGCGGACAGAAACCCGCCGTCGGACTGC
This Deltaproteobacteria bacterium DNA region includes the following protein-coding sequences:
- a CDS encoding sigma-70 family RNA polymerase sigma factor; protein product: MGPAPATFPEPGMEPMATTAVKRSSRAAPRRTVRRGAAPVIKPRRGARRAANDAPAARPQSDGGFLSAYFREMADLEVMPPEQEFVAAKDIETLELLAWERMLTYPPLADVVADAIEASLGHPVEELRAVRRAAADARRSHAKANRTRLRRAALKAAAALRPLDVDHRHSEAALAEIERIAAGEAPRGSSRRVRIRRDSAAFRGYVARVRDAHRGAARARNDFVRANLRLVVSIARRFNYGRMSLADLIQEGNIGLMKAVERYDYRRGFRFSTYASWWIRHAISRALADKGREVRLPVHMLDAYHRVNKAHRELTAKLGRQPTSHELADAANIAAPKIEKMRTYLVDQSTSLDRPVNDEDGRTLAEVLPDPETVDASPVDAIAARAMTAEMNRCLAELRPIEADILRKRFGLGGDDEHTLKEIGRRYNLSRERIRQLQEQALAKLRRALARKGL